The nucleotide window TTGATAAAGCAACCGAGTTAGGGATTATTGTGATTAATGCACCTGAAGCCAGCACCGTCTCCGTATCTGAACACACGATGGGTCTATTGTTATCGGCTGCGAGAAATATCCCACAAGCCAATATGTCTTTAAAGGAAGGTAGGTGGGAGAAAAGCAGGTTTTTAGGAGAAGAGGTCTATGGTAAAACACTCGGCACATTCGGTTTAGGCCGGATCGGTGCAGAGGTTGCTAAAAGAGCTCAAGCTTTCGGAATGAACGTAATCGCCTTCGACCCCTACATATCACAAGAAAAAGCAAGAGAAATAGGAGTCGAAATAACCGATAAAAACGATTTATTAAAACGTGCAGACTTCGTAACATTCCACGTACCACTAACAAGCGAAACAAAACACATGATTAGCGATGAAGAGTTCAAGTTAATGAAAAAGAACTCAGTAATCCTAAACGTAGCTAGAGGCGGAATAATAGACGAAAAAGCACTAGAAAAAGCCCTAAAAAACAATGAAATCAGAGGAGCCGCATTAGACGTATTTGAAGCAGAACCAGCAACAAAATCACCCCTACTAGAACTAGAGAACGTAATCACAACACCACACCTCGGAGCATCAACAGAAGAAGCACAAGAAAACGTAGCCATATCAATCGCAAGCCACGTACTAGAAGCCCTAGAAGGCAAACCAGTAAGAAACGCACTAAACGTACCAGCAGCCTCCTCAGTAGAAATCGACCGAATAAAACCATACCTAACACTAAGCGAAAGAATGGGAGCATTCGCAGCACACTTCATAGAAGGATCAGTAGAACAAATCGAAA belongs to Methanonatronarchaeum sp. AMET-Sl and includes:
- the serA gene encoding phosphoglycerate dehydrogenase, translated to MKILISDEIDDEGVEVLRENADIDIETSLSHSELVDVIGGYDAIIVRSGTTVDKEVLEAGDRLKVVGRAGVGVDNIDVDKATELGIIVINAPEASTVSVSEHTMGLLLSAARNIPQANMSLKEGRWEKSRFLGEEVYGKTLGTFGLGRIGAEVAKRAQAFGMNVIAFDPYISQEKAREIGVEITDKNDLLKRADFVTFHVPLTSETKHMISDEEFKLMKKNSVILNVARGGIIDEKALEKALKNNEIRGAALDVFEAEPATKSPLLELENVITTPHLGASTEEAQENVAISIASHVLEALEGKPVRNALNVPAASSVEIDRIKPYLTLSERMGAFAAHFIEGSVEQIEITFAGNLSNENTEPVKISALKGYLDTILQDPVNFVNAPVIARNRGIKVIESKTEESGDYNSLLTIKITNHNTDIKISGTVFGKEDERVVQIGDYRIETKLTKNMLYTKHTDQPGVIGRVGTLLGEHGVNVGSMQVGRIAEGGEAIMIMSIDEKIPQKTMQKLQNIPEINQTKQITNI